The following DNA comes from Gordonia zhaorongruii.
GGGTTTCCCGCAGGTTTCCACCGGCTGGCGGGCCGCTCATTCTCACTACTGTCCACGGGTCGACGTAGGGCAACCGGGTAGCAGGAGGCGTGGGTCGCCATCAACGGGCGCCATCAACGGGGGCCTTCTTTGCGTTTCGGCACCACTTACCCATCTGGAGGCTGTTCGTCGCTCTCTGTGGCACTCAGGGGGGGCCGGGAATGACCCCAACACATTCAGATCTGTGGACGGATACGCCGCTATGTCGTTCTAGCGGCACCCCACCCCCTTAGGGCCGACCCCGCCAGTGGGGCAATACGAGCGTTTCTGCTGGTCGCCGCTTGTCTCCAGTGAAGTCAGAGCAAAGGAACCCATACGGGTGCCGGAGCGTTGAACCCCATCGCCGGAATCGACCCACGAACCGTGCCAATATCGCGTCAGGCCACGACAGCTAGCGCCCGCTGAGACAGCGCGCGTTGAGTCATGGCACCACGTTCGGCCGATTGCGGTGGCGACGTCCCAGGCGTCGACTGAGCTACTGGGAGCAGGCTGGTTTAGGTCGGGCTCTGCAAGAACGACCAGGCGCCTCGGGCGGGAATCGAACCCGCCGTTCACCGTCGAGGCTGGCTCAGACGAGCCGCAATACGGGGGTTCTGGTCGGTGCGATGAACTGGAGCGCCGACATCAACACGGTCAGCTCACGTTCGGTGAGGTCGCAGAGGTCGACGGAGCGGATAAGATCGACGACTTGGTCGAGTAGGTCGTCGCGGCTCATCGGGTCTGCTCCTGAAGCCATTCACCGTCACGAGACATCCGCAGGTCGTACGGCTGGAACTCGTCCCACTCGTCGATCCGCCGCTCGAACCCCATCCGGAACACGAAAGCCCGCATCCAGTTCAGGTCACGCTCGCGTGCCTGGACCTCGGGTCGCAGCGCGTATTCCCTCTTGCTGGCGATGATCTCGTCGCGGTGCGCCTTGTAGCGCCGCCGACTCGCTTCTCGCCGCTGCTGCTCGGGTCGCGACCGCTTCTGCGCCTTGTCGCACTCTTTGCAGTGCCCTAGTAGCCCGTCGCTGCTCGGCCGGCTGGACGTGTAGAACTCGCTGCGCGGCTTCCGTTCTAGGCATCGGCAGCAGCGCTTCGTGTACGAGGTCATGAGATCGCCCCGTACAGGCCGAGCGACCACGCGAGCTCCGCGATGCCGTACAAGGTCGCCGTGGTGACTACGAAGCCGAGCGCGACGTACGCCAGGCCGATCGCGACGGATAGAATGTTGCTGCGGTGCATCGGACTCGCCTCCGGTTGTGCCGTAGGCCCTGGTCAGGTGTTCACGCACCGACCGGGGCCGTTTCTGTTGACACAGTGGATCCGAATTACACACTGATCGCACGCTAGGCGGTAGAATCGTCTCTACCAGCGCAGATAGGGTGCCCCCGGCAGGACTCGAACCTGCGACCTAGGGATTAGAAGGCCCTTGCTCTATCCACCTGAGCTACGGAGGCTGGGTACCGGCGCATCGGACTCGAGCATCCATGCTCCGGCGAGGGTCGAGTATATCGGGTCCTACGATGTAGTCATGTCAACGACGTCCCCGCAGGCCGCCCCCAAGACCTCGGGCGGGCAGATCGACCGCGACCGACTGCGGGATCCGTCGGGCATCCGGCGCGTGATGATCGCCGTGATGATGGTGGTCGGCGCTGTCGCAGGCGTCATCGTGACCGCTGCCTCGGCGTCGACGGTGCTCCAACTGGCGGGCGTGCCGGACGCCGGTGCGCTCACCACATACGGGATCCCGGTGATCACGGTGGTCGGCCAGCTGAGTGCCGCGATCGGTTTCGGGTGCGCGATCTTCGCTGCGTTCTTCGTGCCGCCGCAGCACAACGGTCACCTCGACGTCGGCGGTTTCCGGGCCATGCGGTGGGCTTATGCGGCGATGCTCACGTGGCTGGTCTGTGCGCTGCTGCTGATTCCGCTGTCCATGTCGAACGTCAGCGGGCATCCGCTCGGTGAAACTCTGAAGCCGGACAACCTGTTCCTCTCGTACGACAAGGTCGCCGACACGAGGTACTGGCTGTGGACCGCGATCTTCGCCGCGGCGGCGGCGGTCATCGCGCGTGTGGCGTTGCGGTGGGGCTGGAGTTTCGCGGTGATCGCTCTCGCCTTCCTGTCGTTCATGCCCCCTGCTCTCTTGGGGCATTCGTCGGCAGGTGGTGCGCACGACGTGGCGACGAACAGCCTGATCCTGCACATCGTGGCCGCGGCCGCCTGGGCCGGCGGACTCCTGGTGGTCGTCGCCTACGCGTTCGGCGACGGCCGGTGGCGGACGCTGGCCGTCCGCCGGTACTCGCGGGTCGCGTTCTGGAGCCTGATCGTCGTCGGTGTCAGCGGCGTGTTCAACGCTCTGGTGCGCATGTCGGTGGAGCAGGTGTTCACCACGACCTACGGGCTGATCGTGCTGGGCAAGGTCGGTGCGTTCGCCGTGGCGGGGGTGATCGGCGGCCTGCACCGCAAGGTGACGATCACCGAACTCGAGGGAACAGATGCGCCCCGGAAGTCGTTGTTCGTGCGGTTCGCCGCCGTCGAGATGATCGCGTTCGCGGTGGCGTTCGGCTTCGGCGCCGGACTCTCGAGGACCCCGCCGCCGGTGCTCGCCACCGCGGACGTCTCGCAGATGGAACTCACGATCGGCTACGACCTCGACGGTGCACCGACACTCGCGAAGATCCTCTTCGAATGGCGGTTCGACCTCATCTTCGGCACGGCAGCGGTCATCGCCGCCATCGTCTATCTGCGCGGCGTGCTGCGCCTGCGCAAGCGCGGCGATTCCTGGCCGGTCGGCCGCACTGCGGCGTGGCTGCTCGGCTGTCTCGCGCTGCTGTTCGCCACGTCGTCGGGGATGGGCAAGTACGCCCCCGCCATGTTCAGCGTCCACATGATGGGCCACATGATGCTGTCGATGCTGGTGCCGGTGCTGCTGGTGCTCGGTGGCCCGCTGACGCTCGCGCTGCGGGCCATCCCGCCGGCAGGACGCGGAAACCCGGACGGGCCGCGCGAGTGGATCCTGCTGGCGCTGCACAGCAAGTTCTCGCGCGTGGCCACCCATCCGCTGATCGTGATCACCATCTTCGTCGGCAGCTTCTACGTGCTGTATCTGGGCGGGTTGTTCGACGTCGTGGTGGAGAACCATTCGGCGCACCTGCTGATGAATCTGCACTTCCTCGTCAGCGGATATCTGTTCTACTGGCTGGTCATCGGCATCGATCCGGCCCCGCGTCAGCTGAACCCGGTGGCCAAACTCGGCATCGTGTGGGGAGCACTGCCGTTCCACGCATTCTTCGGAGTGGCGCTGATGATGACCTCGGGGGTCATCGCCGAGCAGTACTACCGCTCACTGCAGCATCCGTGGGCCTTCGATCTGGCATCCGACCAGCGAACCGGCGGCGGTATCGCCTGGGCAACCGGCGAGTTCCCGTTGGTGCTCGTCATGCTGGCGCTGCTGATCCAGTGGCGGCGTCAGGACGAGAAGGTGGCCCGTCGGTTCGATCGTCGGGAAGAACGGGACGAGGACGCCGAATTGGAGCGCTACAACGCGATGCTGCGCGGGATCAGTTCTGAGAAGGAGCGAAGCGGCAGCTAGCGCGAGTTATGCGAACGCGTAAGCGTTCTGCAGGTAATGCTGGTGATCCAACCAGGTCTGCACGAGACGAGCGCCGGTGAGTCGTTCGACGTGCCGGTGCGCCCAGGCATCGAAACGCTTCCAGGCTGCCGAGCTGATCGCTGCCGAGCGGCGGATCGCACGGATGACGAACGAGGTGAGCCGGTGCGCCCACTCGAATTCGGTCGACAGTGCGCCGAGGCCGAGGAACAGTGCGCCCCATGCGGGTCCGGGGATGGGAACGGGCATCAGTGCGATGCCGGCCAGGATGAGAAGAGTGCCCACTACGGCGACGCCCACGCGGTACAGACGGTTGAGATTAGGATGACGCCGGATCGCGTATCGCTGCTTCCGGTGCCAGATCTTCATCTGTAAGCGCTTGCTCAACCCGTGGCCAATCGTTGTCCGACATTTCCTGCTGCGCTGCCACGCAGCCGTTCGTGCTGTGTACTCAGTGAGCTACGAGGCTAACGACTCTGTCGTACGCAACGTTCCCATTGTGACACATGACACCCGATGGCCGGAATATTCGCGCACGTTTCGCGCGTCATCCGGTGGGATCTCAGCGTCCTTCGATGATGCACGTCTCCGGGCGAGGGGGCCGGACCCGCCGGGGACCGGTGTCGCTTACGCTGGTGGTCAGGGCGATACCCGGTCGATCTGCTCCGCGAAGCGCGACCACGCCGGATTCCACTTGACCTCGAAGACACCGACGAACTGCATTCATGCAGGTAGGAGTACAGAAAACTGTGGCTGAGTTCATTTACACGATGAAGAAGGTGCGCAAGGCGCACGGCGACAAGGTGATCCTCGACGACGTCACCATGAGCTTTTACCCGGGCGCGAAGATCGGTGTCGTCGGACCGAACGGCGCCGGCAAGTCGTCGATCCTGAAGATCATGGCCGGTCTGGACCAGCCGTCGAACGGTGAGGCGTTCCTCGACCCGGAGGCCACCGTCGGCATCCTCCTGCAGGAGCCGCCTCTCAACGAGGAGAAGACGGTCAAGGAGAACGTCGAAGAGGGCATGGGTGAGATCGGCGTCAAGCTGGCTCGCTTCAACGAGATCGCCGAACTGATGGCCACCGACTACTCCGACGAACTCATGGAGGAGATGGGCAAGCTCCAGGAGGACCTGGACAATGCCGACGCGTGGGACCTCGACTCCCAGATCGAGCAGGCC
Coding sequences within:
- a CDS encoding PGPGW domain-containing protein, coding for MKIWHRKQRYAIRRHPNLNRLYRVGVAVVGTLLILAGIALMPVPIPGPAWGALFLGLGALSTEFEWAHRLTSFVIRAIRRSAAISSAAWKRFDAWAHRHVERLTGARLVQTWLDHQHYLQNAYAFA
- a CDS encoding cytochrome c oxidase assembly protein; translated protein: MSTTSPQAAPKTSGGQIDRDRLRDPSGIRRVMIAVMMVVGAVAGVIVTAASASTVLQLAGVPDAGALTTYGIPVITVVGQLSAAIGFGCAIFAAFFVPPQHNGHLDVGGFRAMRWAYAAMLTWLVCALLLIPLSMSNVSGHPLGETLKPDNLFLSYDKVADTRYWLWTAIFAAAAAVIARVALRWGWSFAVIALAFLSFMPPALLGHSSAGGAHDVATNSLILHIVAAAAWAGGLLVVVAYAFGDGRWRTLAVRRYSRVAFWSLIVVGVSGVFNALVRMSVEQVFTTTYGLIVLGKVGAFAVAGVIGGLHRKVTITELEGTDAPRKSLFVRFAAVEMIAFAVAFGFGAGLSRTPPPVLATADVSQMELTIGYDLDGAPTLAKILFEWRFDLIFGTAAVIAAIVYLRGVLRLRKRGDSWPVGRTAAWLLGCLALLFATSSGMGKYAPAMFSVHMMGHMMLSMLVPVLLVLGGPLTLALRAIPPAGRGNPDGPREWILLALHSKFSRVATHPLIVITIFVGSFYVLYLGGLFDVVVENHSAHLLMNLHFLVSGYLFYWLVIGIDPAPRQLNPVAKLGIVWGALPFHAFFGVALMMTSGVIAEQYYRSLQHPWAFDLASDQRTGGGIAWATGEFPLVLVMLALLIQWRRQDEKVARRFDRREERDEDAELERYNAMLRGISSEKERSGS